CGTGCCCTTGAAGCAGTTCCCGGGGATATTATTAATCATCCCTGGGTCGAAGGAGTCAGGCATATAAGCCGTAAGCTGCATTCCGAGCTTGAAGCCCGGGGTTTGCAGAAAATGGAAGCCAGGGGAAAAGTGTTTGACCCTAATGTTCATGAGTCGGTGGCACTCGCTCAAGGGAAAGAAGATATCGTGATCGAGGAAATTAAACCTGGCTATATGCTTTATGACCGGGTGCTGCGACCTTGCAGTGTTATAGTTGGCAACGGTGAATCAGTGCCGTGTTCTGAAGCAGAGAACAAAAATAAAAGAACACAAAATTAAAAATACAGATTTTATTTGAGGAGGCAAATGCATACATGGCAAAAGCAATTGGTATAGATCTGGGAACGACTTTCTCCTGCATGGCAGTGATGGAAGGCGGGGAGCCAACCGTAATTCCCAATGCAGAAGGTAACAGGACTACTCCTTCTGTGGTGGCAGTTTCCAAAAATGGAGAAAGATTGGTTGGCCAGGTTGCCAAACGTCAGGCGACTACTAATCCGGATAATACAATATATTCCATCAAACGTTTTATGGGGCGTAAATGGAATGATCCCGCCGGCAGGGAGTTGCCAGTTGGGGAAGACGCCAAGCGCAAAACCTATAAAATATCCCAGGCTGCTAATGGCGATGTTAGGGTAGCTATGGGAGGTAAGGACTACTCACCACCCGAGATTTCGGCTATGATCCTGCAAAAACTCAAGACAGATGCGGAAGCGTACCTGGGGGAAAAAGTTACTGAAGCGGTAATAACTGTTCCGGCATATTTTAATGATTCGCAACGCCAGGCAACCAAGGACGCAGGTGAAATTGCCGGCTTGAAAGTACTGAGGATAATCAACGAGCCAACAGCTGCATCGTTATCTTATGGTTTGGACAAGAAAGGCGATGAGACAATAGCTGTTTATGACCTGGGTGGCGGTACATTTGATATTTCTATTCTGGAAATCGGAGACGGTACTTTCCAGGTAAAGTCAACCGCTGGCGATACCCACTTGGGTGGTGATGACTTCGATCAAAGAATTGTTGATTGGTTGATCGAAGAGTTCAAGAAAGACCAGGGGATCGATTTGAGCAAGGACAAAATGGCTCTTCAGCGCCTGCGTGAGGCCGCCGAGAAAGCAAAATGCGAGCTTTCTACTGTTCAGCAGACTGATATCAATTTGCCGTTCATTACTGCCGATGCTTCTGGCCCCAAGCACCTTAATTTTAATTTGACACGGGCAAAGTTGGAACAAATGGTAGCTGACCTGGTTGATAAAACCATGGAACCCTGCAAACAGGCACTCAAAGACGCTGGCAAAACCAGCGCCCAGGTTGATGAGGTAATCCTGGTTGGCGGTCAAACTCGTATGCCCCTCGTTCAACAAAAAGTAACTGAGTTCTTTGGCAAAGAGCCCCACAAAGGGGTTAATCCGGATGAAGTCGTTGCTATAGGAGCTGCGATACAGGCGGGTGTGTTAAAGGGTGATGTGAAAGATGTTCTACTGCTAGATGTAACGCCGCTTACCCTGGGCATTGAGACTTTGGGGGGAGTCATGACTCCGCTTATTACCCGTAATACGACCATTCCGACTTCAAAGAGCCAGGTATTCTCTACTGCCTCGGATAACCAGCCCAGCGTGGAGATACATGTATTACAGGGTGAGAGGTCAATGGCAAACGATAACCGTACACTCGGTCGTTTTATGCTGGATGGAATTCTGCCAGCCCCCAGGGGTGTTCCCCAGATCGAGGTTACGTTTGATATCGATGCGAATGGTATTTTAAATGTAGGTGCTGTAGATAAAGGAACCGGAAAACAGCAGAAGATCACCATTACTTCCTCCTCAGGTTTATCCAAAGATGAAGTTGAAAAAATGAAGAAAGAAGCCGAGCTTCATGCCAGTGAAGATGGTAAACGGAAGGAAGAAATAGAGATCCGTAATATTGCTGACAACTTGGCGTATACTGCTGAAAAAACATTAAAAGAGCAAAAGGAAAAAATTCCCGGAGAGCTTGCCCAGGAGCTTGAAACCAAGATCGGGGCAGTTAAAACTGCTTTGCAGGGACAAGATGTAGAAGCGATAAAGAGTGCCCAGCAGGAGCTTTCCGATGTGATGCAAAAGGTAGGTTCAGCCGTGTACCAGCAACAGCCTGCAGGCTCAGCTGAGGCCGGTCAGGGTGCAGAAGAACCGGCACCTGAGAGTGGGGACGGTAAATCTGATGAAGGCACCGTTGAGGGGGAATACCGGGAAGTATAGAGCTTGAGGGGTACAACCCCTTTAGTCTAAAATATATCTACAGGGTTTATCTTTAGCCCCTCTGGCAAGTTGATGCGAGAGGGGCTATTAATGGCTAAGAGAATTATGGCAGTTAAAAGAGATTATTACGAAGTTCTGGGAGTACCGAAAAACGCTACCCCTGAAGAAATTAAAAAAGCCTTCAGGCGTCTGGCCAAGGAGCACCACCCTGATCGAAACCACGAGGAAGGCTCGGCAGACCGTTTTAAAGAGGTTAACGAAGCCTATGAAGTGCTTTCTGACGAAGACAAGCGCAACGCTTACGATCGTTTTGGTCATGCCGGAAGCGGTGCCCAAGACTTTAATGGATTTGGCGGTTTTGGTTTTAATGGTTTTGGGGATATTTTTGATGCTTTTTTCGGGGCTTCCACAGAGGCTGAGACGGCTCCCCGGCCAGGTTCAGATATCCATGCTCGGGTAACCCTTGCATTTGAAGAAGCTGCCCTGGGTTGCGAAAAAGAAATCACTATCGATCGTGTTGTGAGCTGTTCACATTGTCATGGATCACGCAGTGAGCCGGGTACAAAAACGTCACGCTGTCCGGATTGTGATGGTCGTGGGCGTGTACAGCGTGTACAGCAAAGTCTGTTTGGCAGGTTTACCAATATTGTTACCTGCCCCCGGTGTGGAGGCGAAGGGCGTATCATTGATCAGCCTTGTAGTGAATGCCGCGGATCGGGGAAAGAACGCCGGAAGAATACGTTAAAAGTGACCTTTCCGGCAGGTATTGATAATGGTAATGCTATTCGGCTTACAGGAGAAGGAAATGTGGGTGACAGGGGAGGTCACTACGGTAATGTATATATCACTGCCGAAGTTCTTCCCCATAAATATTTCCGGCGCGAGGGCTTCAATGTTCACTATGATCTGGAAATAAACTTTGCCCAGGCAGCCTTGGGTTGCGAGGTCGAAGTTCCAACTCTTTATGGTAATGAGAAAGTAAAAGTCCCGTCAGGTACGCAATCGGGTACGGTTTTTAAACTAAAAAATAAAGGCATCCGCCGCTTGCAGAGGAGCGGACAGGGTGATCAGCTGGTAAATCTGCGGATTCTTACACCCGATAAGCTTAACAAGGAACAGAAAAAGCTTTTCGAACAACTCTTGGAAAGCTTTAATGGTGGAAAACCAGTTAAAAGAAAGGCGAAAAGCTAACCTTTGTGGGTGCGTTTCAGGAAAGAAAACAGATTCCAGCGCTTGCCAGCTAATTCGTGTCTTCCCTCTACACCCAGAATGCCATCTAGTATACGTTCAGCATTAGTCCCACGATACAGGATATCGTAAAGACCTTCCGTTATTGGCATTTCCAGCCTCAATTTCTGGGCGATGTCCCATACCGCGGCAGTAGTGGTGACTCCTTCAGAGACCTCTGAACCTAGTGCCTGTTTGATTTCATCCATAGTTTTCCCGTGGCTGAGCTCGTAACCTACGAAATGATTGCGGCTCAAGGGGCTGGCGCAAGTTGCGATCAAGTCTCCCAATCCGGATAAACCGGATAACGTGAATGGGCTTGCCCCCATCGCCAGGCTGAGGGCGCTCATCTCGGTTAGTCCACGGGTAATAAATGCAGCTTTGGCATTATCTCCATAATTAAATCCGTCTATCATGCCAGCCCCAATAGCAATAATGTTTTTAAGTGCTCCGCCAAGTTCTACACCAACAACATCATGCTGGATAAACACGCTAAAATTTGGAGTTGCGAGCAATTTTTGCGCCTTGCGAGCTACATCGTCTTTTTGAGCTGCTACAACCGATGAGGCTGGCAATCCCTTTAGTATCTCCCTGTAAAGATTGGGCCCTGACAATACGCATATCCTGTCTGCCAGTGAACGGTCTATTTCTTCGGCAACAACCTCACTCATGCGCTTATTTGAGCCCAATTCAAAGCCTTTAGCGGCGCTTATTACCAACATTGGTGGCTTGATGTGCTTTTTTATCGTCCTGATATTGGTTCGCATTGTTTGGGAAGGAACTGCCAGGATGACTGCTTCGGCTTTATCCAGGGCTTGCTCAGTGTTTGCAGTTACAGTAAGGTTTCGTGGAAACTTAATACCTTGAATTTTGTCAGAATTAAAGCCTTCCCGTGATACTCTCTCGGCTTCTTCTGATGTACGTGCCCAAAGGCAGACGCTCAAACCCTTGTTTGCCAGTATATAACTCAGGGTCATGCCCCAGGTAGTGGTTCCGATAATAGCGATCTTTTGCATATTATTTATAGTTGTTTTACAGGCATTATTTCGACTTATTCTAGTCTAATTTTTCTCTTTTGTTAAAACGCCTTTCCTTGCCTGCCAACAGGCGTTTGATATTATCATGATGAGCAAGGATTATAAACACGGTCCCCACCAGGGCAAAAAAGAGGTATTCCAGGGGATAACCACAAAGCAGGGTGAGTGGAACCAGCATCGCATATGCACCGACGATCCCTGTGATGGAACCCAGAGAAGCATAACCGGATATCAGGGCTGTTACAATCAGAAGTGCTCCACCGAAAAGGCCGGCTGGAGGGCACATTGCTATCAGTGCCCCAAAAAAAGTAGCTACTCCACGTCCACCCCTGAAACCGGCAAACACTGGCCATACATGGCCTACAACAGCTGCCATACCTGCCAGCGTCTGGGCAAAGATAGCACCAAGCCCGGAGTTACCAATTGAAATCACACCACTGCCAAGTAATGCTCCGGCAATCAATACACTTACCGCACCTTTGGAAATATCCAGAAGGGCTACCACCAGAAATGCTTTACGTCCGAGTGTTCTGAGGACGTTGGTGCCACCGGTGCGCCCACTTCCAAATTGGCGAATGTCTACTTTGGCTATCAGCCAGCCTGTGATGAGTCCCCAGGGAATGGATCCTATAACGTATCCCAGCAAGGTTGCCAGGATTAATTTAAACACTGTCAATCAGGCTTCTCCCCGGTTTTTAAAAACCATTTTGATGGGAGTTCCTTCAAAGCCGTAGTTTTCCCGCAACCGGTTTTCCAGGTACCGCTGATAGGAAAAATGTACCAGGGATGCATCGTTAACAAAAAATACAAAAGTCGGCGGTTCTACCTCGGCTTGGGTGGCATAAAAAACCTTTAATACCTTTGAACCTTTGCGGGGTGGAGCTTGTCCGGCAACAACCCTCCCAATAAAGCCATTCAGTTCACCGGTACCAATACGTTTTTTCCTTTCCTCTCTAATTTTTCTTGCCTCAGGAACTAATTTGTTAACCCCCTTGCCGGTTTTGGCTGAGGTATACATTATTTTG
The Dehalococcoidales bacterium DNA segment above includes these coding regions:
- a CDS encoding nucleotide exchange factor GrpE: MKQEKDHRELENDKTRDTPIPAGEPGAEAVKPISAEEMLRTAEEKANEYLTRLQRAQADFINFKRRVEQERSDYVRQAGADIILGILPVLDDIDRALEAVPGDIINHPWVEGVRHISRKLHSELEARGLQKMEARGKVFDPNVHESVALAQGKEDIVIEEIKPGYMLYDRVLRPCSVIVGNGESVPCSEAENKNKRTQN
- the dnaK gene encoding molecular chaperone DnaK, which encodes MAKAIGIDLGTTFSCMAVMEGGEPTVIPNAEGNRTTPSVVAVSKNGERLVGQVAKRQATTNPDNTIYSIKRFMGRKWNDPAGRELPVGEDAKRKTYKISQAANGDVRVAMGGKDYSPPEISAMILQKLKTDAEAYLGEKVTEAVITVPAYFNDSQRQATKDAGEIAGLKVLRIINEPTAASLSYGLDKKGDETIAVYDLGGGTFDISILEIGDGTFQVKSTAGDTHLGGDDFDQRIVDWLIEEFKKDQGIDLSKDKMALQRLREAAEKAKCELSTVQQTDINLPFITADASGPKHLNFNLTRAKLEQMVADLVDKTMEPCKQALKDAGKTSAQVDEVILVGGQTRMPLVQQKVTEFFGKEPHKGVNPDEVVAIGAAIQAGVLKGDVKDVLLLDVTPLTLGIETLGGVMTPLITRNTTIPTSKSQVFSTASDNQPSVEIHVLQGERSMANDNRTLGRFMLDGILPAPRGVPQIEVTFDIDANGILNVGAVDKGTGKQQKITITSSSGLSKDEVEKMKKEAELHASEDGKRKEEIEIRNIADNLAYTAEKTLKEQKEKIPGELAQELETKIGAVKTALQGQDVEAIKSAQQELSDVMQKVGSAVYQQQPAGSAEAGQGAEEPAPESGDGKSDEGTVEGEYREV
- the dnaJ gene encoding molecular chaperone DnaJ translates to MAKRIMAVKRDYYEVLGVPKNATPEEIKKAFRRLAKEHHPDRNHEEGSADRFKEVNEAYEVLSDEDKRNAYDRFGHAGSGAQDFNGFGGFGFNGFGDIFDAFFGASTEAETAPRPGSDIHARVTLAFEEAALGCEKEITIDRVVSCSHCHGSRSEPGTKTSRCPDCDGRGRVQRVQQSLFGRFTNIVTCPRCGGEGRIIDQPCSECRGSGKERRKNTLKVTFPAGIDNGNAIRLTGEGNVGDRGGHYGNVYITAEVLPHKYFRREGFNVHYDLEINFAQAALGCEVEVPTLYGNEKVKVPSGTQSGTVFKLKNKGIRRLQRSGQGDQLVNLRILTPDKLNKEQKKLFEQLLESFNGGKPVKRKAKS
- a CDS encoding NAD(P)-dependent glycerol-3-phosphate dehydrogenase, coding for MQKIAIIGTTTWGMTLSYILANKGLSVCLWARTSEEAERVSREGFNSDKIQGIKFPRNLTVTANTEQALDKAEAVILAVPSQTMRTNIRTIKKHIKPPMLVISAAKGFELGSNKRMSEVVAEEIDRSLADRICVLSGPNLYREILKGLPASSVVAAQKDDVARKAQKLLATPNFSVFIQHDVVGVELGGALKNIIAIGAGMIDGFNYGDNAKAAFITRGLTEMSALSLAMGASPFTLSGLSGLGDLIATCASPLSRNHFVGYELSHGKTMDEIKQALGSEVSEGVTTTAAVWDIAQKLRLEMPITEGLYDILYRGTNAERILDGILGVEGRHELAGKRWNLFSFLKRTHKG
- the plsY gene encoding glycerol-3-phosphate 1-O-acyltransferase PlsY, which produces MFKLILATLLGYVIGSIPWGLITGWLIAKVDIRQFGSGRTGGTNVLRTLGRKAFLVVALLDISKGAVSVLIAGALLGSGVISIGNSGLGAIFAQTLAGMAAVVGHVWPVFAGFRGGRGVATFFGALIAMCPPAGLFGGALLIVTALISGYASLGSITGIVGAYAMLVPLTLLCGYPLEYLFFALVGTVFIILAHHDNIKRLLAGKERRFNKREKLD